Proteins co-encoded in one Nicotiana sylvestris chromosome 7, ASM39365v2, whole genome shotgun sequence genomic window:
- the LOC138873651 gene encoding uncharacterized protein encodes MRLQMVDRSIKRPVRIVDDVLVKVEKFLLPADFVIRDCAVDKDIPIILGRPFLATGRALMDSEQNEIKFRVNDEEVTFQASKGMKLPHVYESISVIDVVDEVEDTIEMKMEE; translated from the coding sequence atgaggttgcaaatggtcGATCGTTCAATAAAGAGACCAGTGAGAattgttgatgatgtgcttgtgaAAGTGGAAAAGTTCCTCCTCCCCGCCGACTTTGTGATCCGTGATTGTGCTGTTGACAAAGATATCCCTATCATCTTAGGGAGACCATTTCTTGCTACCGGAAGAGCACTTATGGATTCAGAACAAAATGAGATCAAGTTCCGAGTTAATGACGAAGAGGTTACATTCCAAGCGAGCAAGGGTATGAAGTTGCCACATGTATATGAAAGCATCTCAGTCATTGATGTTGTTGATGAGGTAGAAGACACAATTGAGATGAAGATGGAAGAATAA
- the LOC138873652 gene encoding uncharacterized protein, whose amino-acid sequence MLERVLQNQDRFDTSMRNMTELVGSHTASIQNLEMQMRDLSREQNLKQKGALPSDTIANPKGSGSGLTSHCMAFTTQSGKVFQGKNEQVVEVEDSEQEVEAQVEVPIVVEAKKVPEELKLHEVNQEEVNGKVKENPKTLAPIPRHPSPFPQRLARKVDDSKLEKFYDILKQLSVNIPFVEAFQEMPGFAKHLKDLITKKKTTKNEVVNVTHRVSSIIATTTVQKKEDPGAFTIPCTIGVRDFARALYDNGAIINLMTLAIYK is encoded by the coding sequence ATGCTTGAGCGAGTATTGCAAAATCAAGATAGGTTCGACACTTCAATGAGGAACATGACCGAGCTTGTTGGTTCTCATACCGCATCTATTCAAAATttggagatgcaaatgagagatCTCTCAAGAGAGCAAAATCTGAAGCAAAAGGGTGCACTCCCAAGTGACACAATTGCAAACCCAAAAGGTAGTGGGAGTGGTCTAACTTCTCATTGCATGGCATTTACAACTCAGAGTGGGAAAGTATTTCAAGGAAAGAATGAACAAGTGGTCGAAGTGGAAGATTCCGAACAAGAAGTTGAGGCACAAGTTGAAGTGCCAATTGTTGTTGAAGCTAAAAAGGTCCCGGAAGAGTTGAAACTTCATGAAGTGAACCAAGAAGAGGTTAATGGAAAGGTGAAAGAGAATCCAAAAACTCTAGCACCAATTCCTAGACATCCTTCTCCTTTCCCTCAAAGACTTGCTAGGAAGGTTGATGATAGCAAGCTCGAGAAGTTCTATGACATTCTCAAGCAATTATCGGTAAATAttccatttgtggaagcatttcaagagatgccGGGTTTTGCTAAGCATTTGAAAGACTTGATCACCAAGAAGAAAACCACCAagaatgaagtggtgaatgtgactcaccgggttagttccatcattgcaacaACCACCGTTCAGAAGAAAGAAGACCCGGGAGCTTTTAccattccatgcactattggagTGCGCGATTTTGCAAGAGCTCTTTATGATAATGGGGCTATCATCAATTTAATGACTCTTGCTATTTACAAGTAA